TTTGCGGAGCGCCATCGTCGCTCTCCAGCAACGATTTGTAACTCCTCGCCAGATCCCTCAGGCCTCGGTCGGACGAGGATTGGCTGAAGCACCCCATGATTTTTTATGGAGCTTACGAGCTCCTGAACCTCCGCCTCCTCAAAGTGCTTTCTTGGTTGGTCAGGATTTGGGAACACGGTCTTTATCGGAACAAACCGCACAGCGGGACCACCAGCATCAGAGCGTCCCGCATCTCCCTGTTGGCGAGCAGCCAGGTTTACAACTTGTCCCGAAGCATGCCCCCTTTTTCGGGAGTCAGCGCTTGCCGCTTCATCTGCAGCGTGCCCCGCATTACTCGATCTCCGTTGCTCAGCAGCCGGCGGTTCGCTTTTTAACGTACGGTTGTCTAAAGCGCGGGACGCGTCGTCTCCAACCGGAACTGGTCGAGCAGAGATAAGAGCTCCAAGCCCCCGACCAAGTCCGCGCTTTTTCTTTGAGCTTCCAGTCATACAATCTTCCTTGCTTATCCTTTCGGAACAATCCCGATATCTTTTTCATTTGAACACATCTCTTGTTCCACGTGGAACATTCCCTCTAAGGCGAGCCCTCTTGAGGAGAAGAGAATGTATATCTCTGGAAAACCTTAAAATCTAACCGTCAGTCGCCGCAGGGGTTTGCTTAGCGGTTAGCCACCTGCCTTCCCGACAGGCTACTCCCCAAAGAACCCGATTCCGAGGCATGCGACTCTGAGGCATGCGACTCTGAGGCATGATCGCCAAGAACCCTTACCACCACCTCTTTTGCGAGACTCTCGTATCCCTTGGCGCCAACACCCTCTGGCTCATACATCGAGATGGGCAAACCGTGACTCGGGCACTCAGAGAGACGCACAGTGCGCGGAATGAGAGTCTTAAATGTTAATTCACCGAAATGTTCTGTAACTTCATCCAGCACCTGTTTTGAGAGGTTGGTTCTCCCATCATACATCGTAACGAATACGCCTAAGATGCTCAGCTCTGGATTGAATGTTTCCTGCACGAAGGAAATGGTCTCGAGCAGCGCAGAGAGCCCTTCCAGCGCATAATACTCAGCCTGCATCGGTATCATCACTTGCCCCGCA
This region of bacterium genomic DNA includes:
- a CDS encoding ParA family protein — encoded protein: MSAIIAITNQKGGVGKTTTAVNLSSYLAGFGYKVLLIDFDPQGNATSGLGVEEIEEGKDLFDMFFGRVTLQQIVRPTVVPLLSVAPSSRDLVGVEIELGKTPGRELILKSQIQLLHEEYDFILIDCPPSSGLLSLNAMGAAGQVMIPMQAEYYALEGLSALLETISFVQETFNPELSILGVFVTMYDGRTNLSKQVLDEVTEHFGELTFKTLIPRTVRLSECPSHGLPISMYEPEGVGAKGYESLAKEVVVRVLGDHASESHASESHASESGSLGSSLSGRQVANR